The Halocalculus aciditolerans genome includes a window with the following:
- a CDS encoding branched-chain amino acid ABC transporter permease has product MSADTESGFANRNLAVDMPGVEWRAVAKSVGITLLLGLLAAPLVAGSSYIGYVALTVVIFAVMASGYNLMLGWPNLLVFCPAALAIIGGVTSALLVNVFGVPYLVAMVSGGVVAAVIGGFIAFSAIAIGSSFEIIIATLAFEEIVYYVFTNWHAVGPTGISNVPAPTAGPLTFQTQLEQYLFLLVMLTISIGIVAVFDRSLTGTLTVATSENEDLLRSIGYNPKKYKFIAVVVGALLLGIGGSLYAHVNGLITPGGFTLDQTVFLLVIAVVGGIRTVHGPIVGAIVLVGLPEVVRMFGLSNMKPYIIGGMLVVVVLFFPRGILGGLYDAIDNRGDLSWQFWK; this is encoded by the coding sequence ATGAGCGCCGATACAGAATCAGGATTCGCGAACCGTAATCTAGCCGTCGACATGCCAGGTGTGGAGTGGCGTGCAGTCGCGAAGTCTGTGGGCATTACGCTCCTCCTCGGACTGCTCGCAGCCCCACTCGTCGCGGGATCGAGCTATATCGGGTACGTGGCGCTAACCGTGGTGATATTCGCCGTGATGGCCTCCGGGTATAACCTCATGCTCGGTTGGCCGAACTTGCTCGTGTTCTGTCCTGCAGCACTGGCGATCATTGGCGGAGTGACTTCCGCGCTCCTCGTCAACGTCTTCGGGGTTCCATACCTCGTCGCAATGGTCTCCGGCGGAGTCGTTGCGGCGGTTATCGGAGGGTTCATCGCCTTTTCCGCGATCGCGATTGGCTCATCATTCGAGATAATCATCGCAACGCTCGCCTTCGAGGAGATCGTCTACTACGTCTTCACAAACTGGCATGCCGTCGGGCCGACTGGGATTAGTAACGTCCCTGCGCCAACAGCGGGGCCACTCACATTCCAAACTCAACTGGAACAGTACCTGTTCCTCTTAGTGATGTTAACGATCTCGATCGGTATCGTAGCGGTATTCGACCGGTCGCTGACGGGAACGCTAACTGTTGCAACCAGTGAGAACGAAGACCTACTACGGTCGATCGGATACAACCCGAAAAAGTACAAATTCATCGCCGTCGTCGTCGGTGCCCTTCTCTTGGGTATCGGTGGATCGCTGTACGCGCACGTGAACGGGCTCATCACGCCTGGTGGGTTCACGCTCGACCAGACCGTCTTCCTACTCGTTATCGCCGTCGTTGGTGGCATTCGAACGGTTCACGGCCCAATCGTCGGTGCAATCGTCCTCGTCGGCCTCCCAGAGGTCGTCCGAATGTTCGGCTTATCGAACATGAAGCCCTACATTATCGGTGGAATGCTCGTCGTCGTCGTGCTCTTCTTCCCACGCGGTATCCTGGGAGGTCTCTACGACGCAATCGATAACAGAGGTGATCTCTCGTGGCAATTCTGGAAGTAA
- a CDS encoding ABC transporter ATP-binding protein yields MAILEVTELNRSFGGIVALDGVTFTLERGTTNAIIGPNGAGKTTLFNCITGYHIPDGGTVEFDGEDITTVPDYKTARQGVRRTFQEVDVFDELTVAENISLASFESDPEELMELLDLIEIHDKEGSELTLFERKRVSLALASEGDLLLLDEVFSGLNPTEKPEMIDYIDALAERKTIMLIEHDIETAFNLADTVTVLAQGQVMHTGTPEEMLEDEQVREEYIGEMAI; encoded by the coding sequence GTGGCAATTCTGGAAGTAACCGAACTCAACCGTAGTTTCGGTGGCATCGTCGCGCTTGACGGCGTTACGTTCACGCTCGAGCGTGGGACTACGAACGCGATAATCGGTCCGAACGGTGCTGGGAAGACAACACTGTTCAACTGCATCACCGGGTATCATATCCCGGATGGTGGAACGGTCGAGTTTGACGGAGAAGACATCACGACCGTCCCGGACTATAAGACGGCGCGGCAGGGGGTCCGTCGTACGTTCCAGGAGGTTGATGTCTTCGACGAGCTTACTGTTGCAGAGAACATCAGTCTTGCATCGTTCGAGTCGGACCCAGAAGAGCTAATGGAGCTACTGGACCTCATCGAAATCCACGATAAAGAGGGGAGTGAACTCACCCTCTTCGAACGAAAGCGCGTGTCGCTCGCACTCGCAAGTGAGGGAGACCTCCTCTTACTTGACGAGGTGTTCTCCGGACTAAACCCGACGGAGAAGCCCGAGATGATCGACTATATCGATGCGCTCGCAGAGCGAAAGACCATCATGCTCATCGAACACGACATCGAGACAGCGTTCAACCTCGCGGATACAGTTACCGTCCTCGCGCAAGGTCAGGTGATGCATACCGGAACGCCCGAAGAGATGCTCGAGGACGAGCAAGTCCGCGAAGAATACATCGGAGAGATGGCGATATGA
- a CDS encoding ABC transporter ATP-binding protein, producing the protein MTDLLTVDDVHVSYGDMEVIRDANLSVPEGEVVSIVGANGAGKTTLLDTVSGVKDIDSGDIEFEGESVVGYEPYERIDKGLAYVPERHRVFPEMTVAENLRTAMIPASDVDESAQLDRVFDLFPILSERQSQVASTMSGGQQQMLAIAQGLVIDPDLIMFDEPTLGLAPKIVEDIRDTISEISESGVTVLVADEQIEFAKHVSDRMYLMRKNTLNYLGERGEFEDAYQETVDNVFA; encoded by the coding sequence ATGACGGACTTACTCACCGTCGACGACGTTCATGTCTCGTACGGCGATATGGAAGTCATTCGCGACGCCAACCTCAGCGTCCCGGAGGGAGAAGTCGTCTCCATCGTCGGTGCGAACGGAGCCGGAAAAACGACGCTCCTCGATACGGTTTCCGGCGTCAAAGACATCGATAGTGGAGACATCGAGTTCGAAGGCGAATCTGTCGTGGGTTACGAGCCGTACGAGCGGATTGACAAAGGGCTCGCGTACGTCCCAGAACGACACCGTGTATTTCCGGAGATGACCGTTGCGGAGAACCTCCGGACAGCGATGATACCCGCGTCGGACGTCGACGAGAGCGCGCAGTTAGACCGCGTCTTTGACCTCTTCCCGATACTCAGCGAGCGTCAATCGCAAGTCGCGAGCACGATGAGCGGGGGTCAACAACAGATGCTCGCGATCGCCCAGGGGCTGGTCATCGACCCGGACCTCATAATGTTCGACGAGCCAACGCTCGGACTGGCACCGAAGATCGTCGAGGACATTCGAGACACCATCAGCGAGATCAGTGAATCCGGCGTCACTGTGCTCGTCGCCGACGAGCAAATCGAATTTGCAAAACACGTCTCTGACCGGATGTACCTCATGCGGAAGAACACGCTCAACTACCTCGGTGAGCGCGGAGAGTTCGAGGATGCGTATCAAGAGACCGTGGATAACGTCTTTGCATGA
- a CDS encoding enoyl-CoA hydratase/isomerase family protein, whose protein sequence is MTSEHYTVTRANDRLSITLDRPSVSNAFPEASVVSLTETIRDIEQGDATTVVIDARGDQFSVGADIHDLNPDTPDDARSLSDTYADLVASIRECPLPVIVSVQGRAFGFGFLLALGGDFVVADSRATFAVPEARLGIPISGYAIELLPQLIGERRARDWLFTGRDIPATEAHNAGFVTRLADKADLTEVTAKLVTAVERSSSDTLAILKDRLSDPAIGAETQSLRTAAADAMEYAFTDGDARERLEELRQ, encoded by the coding sequence ATGACCTCCGAACACTATACGGTAACGCGGGCGAACGACCGGCTATCGATCACGCTGGATAGACCATCGGTTTCCAACGCGTTTCCGGAAGCATCTGTCGTCTCACTCACCGAAACGATACGCGACATCGAACAGGGGGACGCGACTACCGTCGTAATCGATGCGCGCGGGGATCAGTTCTCCGTCGGGGCCGACATCCACGACCTGAATCCCGACACACCAGACGACGCTCGGTCCCTCTCAGACACGTACGCTGACCTCGTTGCGTCGATCCGTGAGTGCCCGTTACCGGTCATCGTCTCGGTTCAGGGTCGTGCGTTCGGGTTCGGATTCCTCCTCGCACTCGGCGGGGACTTCGTGGTCGCCGACTCACGAGCGACGTTCGCCGTGCCCGAAGCGCGACTTGGAATCCCGATCTCCGGATACGCGATCGAGCTACTCCCCCAGCTGATCGGAGAACGACGAGCGCGCGATTGGCTCTTCACCGGGCGAGATATTCCCGCAACAGAAGCACATAACGCAGGTTTCGTTACTCGGCTCGCGGACAAGGCGGACCTCACCGAGGTAACAGCGAAACTCGTGACGGCAGTAGAACGATCAAGCAGCGATACGCTCGCGATTCTCAAAGACCGTCTCAGTGACCCCGCGATTGGAGCGGAAACACAGTCACTCCGCACAGCCGCCGCTGACGCCATGGAGTATGCCTTCACCGACGGCGACGCTCGTGAAAGGCTCGAAGAACTCAGACAATGA
- a CDS encoding alpha/beta fold hydrolase, whose protein sequence is MTELTGHYTTVSGTRTYYESVGDASDPTLIAIHTAGADGRQWRHVAPLLKEEGYRVIVPDLPGHGKSYPVDWEPHDSIHRHAEFVFDFMSKLALDNPAVTGCSIGGDIVLDLAVNHPESFRAALAFEGAGRTRGAQLGRLSHPHALPGWQSVLEYSVTDSTADSVPEEARRELVWQHRSAHEVGTNDLQGWADHDVTDRLSEATLPVLLVRGSEDFYIQDDVFQETIDGLPDCTPVTMDETGHYPMMEHPSRTTTLIRDFLTD, encoded by the coding sequence ATGACTGAGCTAACTGGCCATTACACGACCGTCAGCGGAACCCGGACGTACTATGAATCAGTCGGTGATGCAAGTGACCCCACCCTCATTGCGATCCATACCGCGGGAGCAGATGGGAGACAATGGCGGCACGTCGCTCCCCTCCTGAAAGAGGAGGGATACCGGGTCATCGTTCCGGACCTTCCGGGTCATGGAAAATCGTACCCTGTAGATTGGGAGCCTCATGATTCGATCCATCGACACGCTGAATTCGTATTCGATTTTATGTCGAAGCTCGCCCTCGATAACCCTGCAGTCACTGGGTGTTCTATCGGAGGCGATATCGTTCTGGACCTTGCCGTAAACCACCCCGAAAGCTTCCGTGCCGCCCTCGCGTTCGAGGGAGCAGGGCGAACACGTGGCGCGCAGCTCGGTCGCCTCTCACACCCCCACGCACTACCGGGCTGGCAAAGCGTTCTCGAGTACTCCGTTACTGATTCGACTGCGGACTCCGTTCCCGAGGAGGCACGCCGCGAGCTCGTGTGGCAACACCGCAGCGCACACGAAGTCGGCACAAATGACCTGCAGGGTTGGGCAGATCACGACGTAACCGACCGACTGAGCGAGGCGACTCTGCCAGTGTTGCTCGTGAGGGGAAGCGAGGACTTCTATATCCAAGACGACGTCTTCCAGGAGACGATAGACGGCCTTCCGGATTGTACGCCTGTGACGATGGACGAGACGGGACATTACCCGATGATGGAACACCCGTCTCGGACTACGACGCTCATCCGCGATTTCCTCACTGATTAA
- a CDS encoding ABC transporter ATP-binding protein encodes MSNGPLDAGQRPSNGPSVETNAASPSFTREDAAIYVDGLAKTFGGGEDAVTAVDDVSFTVAPGEVVGLLGPNGAGKTTTIKSILGLVLPDAGEVRVHGIDVHANPRAAYEHVDAMLEGARNDYWRLTVRENLRYFAAIRGQNPDAVADRHEEVLDHLDLTDKADTAVRDLSRGMKQKVSLASVLAGDVSVAFLDEPTLGLDVESSLKLRSELRRLAEERGLTLVLSSHDMDVIEDVCDRVVIMNDGRVIVDDTVEDLLAGFETRGYRITARGVDDPTLADLQDHFELSDVQRSGDRVRFEVAANTETFYRLTDAMETHGLDIASVETVQPDLAEVFVEMTSGDSAGGNGGGGR; translated from the coding sequence ATGTCGAACGGTCCACTCGACGCCGGTCAACGCCCCTCCAACGGACCGTCGGTGGAGACGAACGCGGCGTCCCCGTCGTTCACGCGGGAGGACGCCGCGATATACGTCGACGGGCTCGCGAAGACGTTCGGCGGCGGCGAGGACGCCGTGACCGCCGTCGACGACGTCTCCTTCACCGTCGCGCCCGGCGAGGTCGTGGGGTTGCTCGGCCCGAACGGCGCGGGGAAGACCACGACGATCAAGTCGATTCTCGGCCTCGTGCTCCCCGACGCGGGCGAGGTCCGCGTCCACGGCATCGACGTGCACGCGAATCCGCGAGCGGCCTACGAGCACGTCGACGCCATGCTGGAGGGTGCACGAAACGACTACTGGCGGCTGACGGTCCGGGAGAACCTCCGGTACTTCGCCGCGATTCGCGGCCAGAACCCCGACGCCGTCGCCGACCGCCACGAGGAGGTACTCGACCACCTCGACCTCACGGATAAAGCGGACACGGCGGTCCGCGACCTCTCGCGCGGGATGAAGCAGAAGGTGTCGCTCGCGAGCGTGCTCGCCGGCGACGTCTCCGTCGCCTTCCTCGACGAACCCACGCTCGGCCTCGACGTCGAGAGCTCGCTGAAACTCCGGAGCGAACTCCGCCGCCTCGCCGAGGAACGCGGCCTGACGCTCGTCCTCTCGAGTCACGACATGGACGTCATCGAGGACGTCTGCGACCGCGTCGTCATCATGAACGACGGCCGAGTGATCGTCGACGACACCGTCGAAGACCTGCTCGCGGGCTTCGAGACGAGAGGCTACCGCATCACCGCTCGCGGCGTCGACGACCCGACGCTCGCCGACCTGCAAGACCACTTCGAGCTGTCCGACGTCCAGCGTAGCGGTGATCGAGTGCGTTTCGAGGTCGCTGCGAACACGGAGACGTTCTACCGGCTGACCGACGCGATGGAAACCCACGGTCTCGACATCGCGAGCGTCGAGACGGTCCAGCCGGACCTCGCGGAGGTGTTCGTCGAGATGACGAGCGGGGATTCGGCAGGCGGTAACGGCGGTGGCGGACGATGA
- a CDS encoding ABC transporter permease — MTDAEERASEVREERSETDGSAHARTPERTGGYSHLLKAVIYRDLLIWVRYPLNAALGLFMGVFFFALMFYGGTLVAGQAFSDSIEGLIVGYFLWTLSLGAYSGIMNDIQSEASWGTLERHFMTPFGFGPVVLAKSIAIVFRTFVTSAVVLAVMLLVTGTALDLNLVTVLPVATLTLAGALGLGLVMGGLSVLYKRISNVANLLQFAFIGLISAPVFDLPWTRILPLVQGSAMLQRAMVDGTRLWEFDPLALAVLVGTSGGYLALGYVAFSLTARRARRLGVLGDY; from the coding sequence ATGACGGACGCCGAGGAGCGAGCGTCCGAAGTGCGGGAGGAGCGCAGTGAGACCGACGGGTCGGCGCACGCCCGGACGCCCGAGCGAACCGGCGGCTACTCCCACCTCCTGAAGGCCGTCATCTACCGCGACCTCCTCATCTGGGTTCGGTATCCGCTGAACGCGGCGCTCGGGCTCTTCATGGGCGTCTTCTTCTTCGCGCTGATGTTCTACGGCGGGACGCTCGTCGCCGGGCAGGCCTTCTCGGACTCCATCGAGGGGTTGATCGTCGGCTACTTCCTGTGGACGCTCTCGCTGGGCGCGTATTCGGGAATCATGAACGACATCCAGTCGGAGGCGAGCTGGGGGACGCTGGAGCGGCACTTCATGACGCCGTTCGGCTTCGGGCCGGTGGTGCTCGCGAAATCCATCGCCATCGTCTTCCGGACGTTCGTGACCTCCGCGGTGGTCCTCGCCGTCATGTTGCTCGTCACCGGGACGGCCCTCGACCTCAACCTCGTGACGGTGCTCCCGGTCGCGACCCTCACCCTCGCCGGCGCGCTCGGCCTCGGCCTCGTGATGGGCGGATTGAGCGTCCTCTACAAGCGCATCTCGAACGTCGCCAACCTCCTCCAGTTCGCGTTCATCGGCCTCATCTCCGCGCCCGTCTTCGACCTCCCGTGGACGCGGATTCTCCCGCTGGTCCAGGGGAGCGCGATGCTCCAGCGCGCGATGGTCGACGGCACCCGCCTCTGGGAGTTCGACCCACTCGCCCTCGCGGTTCTCGTCGGTACGTCCGGCGGCTACCTCGCGCTCGGGTACGTCGCGTTCAGTCTCACAGCGCGGCGCGCGCGCCGACTCGGCGTCCTCGGCGACTACTGA
- a CDS encoding aldehyde dehydrogenase family protein: MRTLYIDGEWVDAHTDDGIDVVSPIDGSVLDTVPDGDATDVARAVRAARDARQELKEMTPFERAAILEEVTEYFEANEDEIAECISREEGKPLHESYDETEYVIASSEDYAHDGIRLFGDVVPSEHRDRFAYTTREPYGVAAVISPWNFPLEVPGGSIYAAIAAGNPVVFKPAEETPLTAYHITKAFAQSSLPDGAFNLVTGQGETGASLVENEDVRLIAFTGSTEVGREIGKVAAERNAQCLLEMGGKDPILVLDDADVDAAAEAIVGGSTFNAGQVCCGTERVITTPGVHDALVDAVVERTKAITLGDPFDDDTDVGPMISERIQAKAVEQVSEAIADGADLLVGGDTDGLFYEPAVLADVDPDTAIAREETFAPVTPVIAADDYDDAVRIANDSRYGLQAAVFTQDLEHAHDAANRIEAGGVFVNETDNYWERLLPFGGYKDSGAGGRYGSKWHLEAMTQTKAVMLNYGDY, translated from the coding sequence ATGAGAACACTCTACATCGACGGGGAGTGGGTCGACGCGCACACCGACGACGGCATCGATGTCGTCTCGCCGATCGACGGCAGCGTCCTCGACACCGTTCCGGATGGCGACGCAACAGACGTCGCTCGCGCCGTCCGAGCCGCGCGTGACGCGCGTCAAGAGCTGAAGGAGATGACGCCCTTCGAGCGCGCGGCAATCCTCGAAGAAGTGACGGAGTACTTCGAGGCCAACGAGGACGAGATCGCCGAGTGTATCTCTCGCGAGGAGGGGAAACCACTCCACGAGTCCTACGACGAGACCGAGTACGTCATCGCGTCCAGTGAGGACTACGCGCATGACGGGATCCGGCTGTTCGGCGACGTCGTCCCGTCCGAGCACCGGGACCGCTTCGCGTACACGACGCGCGAGCCCTACGGGGTCGCCGCCGTCATCAGCCCGTGGAACTTCCCGCTCGAAGTCCCCGGTGGATCCATCTACGCCGCCATCGCGGCTGGTAATCCCGTGGTCTTCAAGCCCGCGGAGGAAACGCCGCTCACCGCCTACCACATCACGAAGGCGTTCGCGCAGTCCTCTCTCCCCGACGGCGCGTTCAATCTCGTCACCGGCCAGGGAGAGACCGGTGCGAGCCTCGTCGAAAACGAGGACGTCCGCCTCATCGCGTTCACGGGGAGCACTGAGGTCGGCCGGGAGATCGGGAAGGTCGCCGCCGAGCGGAACGCCCAGTGCCTCCTCGAGATGGGCGGGAAGGACCCGATTCTCGTCCTCGACGACGCCGACGTGGACGCCGCGGCCGAGGCAATCGTCGGTGGTTCGACGTTCAACGCCGGTCAGGTGTGCTGTGGGACCGAGCGCGTCATCACGACCCCTGGTGTTCACGACGCCCTCGTCGACGCCGTCGTGGAGCGCACGAAGGCGATCACACTCGGCGACCCGTTCGACGACGACACCGACGTCGGCCCGATGATCTCCGAGCGCATTCAGGCGAAAGCCGTCGAACAAGTGAGCGAAGCCATCGCGGACGGCGCGGACCTCCTCGTCGGCGGCGACACCGACGGCCTCTTCTACGAACCCGCAGTCCTCGCAGACGTCGACCCCGACACGGCGATCGCGCGCGAAGAGACGTTCGCGCCGGTAACCCCCGTTATCGCCGCCGACGACTACGACGACGCGGTCCGTATCGCGAACGACTCGCGCTACGGGCTGCAGGCCGCGGTCTTCACGCAGGACCTCGAGCACGCCCACGACGCCGCGAACCGAATCGAAGCGGGCGGCGTGTTCGTGAACGAGACGGACAACTACTGGGAGCGCCTCCTCCCCTTCGGCGGCTACAAGGACTCCGGTGCCGGCGGCCGCTACGGCAGCAAGTGGCACCTTGAGGCGATGACGCAGACGAAGGCCGTCATGCTGAACTACGGTGACTACTGA
- a CDS encoding aldehyde dehydrogenase family protein, translating into MTDYDGTLQENHEAAIAEATDGVDFGNYIDGETVDAASGETFSPEDPAVGVALADVARGDEADVDRGVSAARNAFDGEWGDLTAMERGDALREWAAALRDNLDELALLGTLEVGKPLYAARADAETGIAFIEYYASVAAAQEGRVPDVGDDSFAYVREEPYGATGQILPWNYPILLLGWKVGAALAAGNTSVTKPPEQAPLAIVRAAQLSKGILPDGVFNVVNGYGDEAGAAVSSHDGLNKLSFTGSVPVGREVMRSAADDVTPVTLELGGKNPFVVFPDADVEEAAETAAVAGLYNNGQSCDSGTRLLIHEDIETEFLDHYLDAVADRSVGDPLQDANQGPLCYREHLEKVEEYVELGREEGATVLAGGERPEGDLSAGYYFEPTVFGDVTPDMRIANEEVFGPVQFVMTFESYEEAVEIANGTEYGLTAGVFTENASRAHRAAADIQAGSIWVNQYFGTVPGTPFGGFKNSGIGRECGKDALEEYTQDKSVHLALDDPAL; encoded by the coding sequence ATGACTGACTACGATGGCACGCTACAGGAGAACCACGAAGCAGCGATCGCGGAGGCGACGGACGGCGTCGACTTCGGGAACTACATCGACGGCGAAACGGTTGACGCGGCGTCCGGTGAGACGTTCAGCCCCGAAGACCCGGCTGTGGGTGTCGCGCTCGCGGACGTCGCGCGTGGCGACGAGGCGGACGTCGACCGGGGGGTGTCAGCCGCCCGGAACGCCTTCGACGGCGAGTGGGGCGACCTGACGGCGATGGAGCGCGGAGACGCGCTCCGCGAGTGGGCGGCCGCGCTCCGTGACAACCTCGACGAGCTCGCGCTTCTCGGGACGCTCGAAGTCGGGAAGCCGCTGTACGCGGCGCGAGCTGACGCGGAGACGGGCATCGCGTTCATCGAGTACTACGCGTCGGTCGCGGCCGCACAGGAGGGCCGCGTCCCCGACGTCGGTGACGACTCCTTCGCGTACGTCCGGGAGGAGCCGTACGGGGCGACAGGGCAGATTCTCCCCTGGAACTATCCAATTCTCCTCCTCGGTTGGAAGGTCGGCGCGGCGCTCGCGGCGGGGAACACGTCGGTGACGAAGCCGCCGGAGCAGGCTCCCCTCGCCATCGTCCGCGCGGCCCAGCTCTCGAAGGGCATCCTGCCGGACGGCGTGTTCAACGTCGTGAACGGCTATGGTGACGAGGCCGGCGCGGCCGTGAGCAGCCACGACGGGCTGAACAAACTCTCCTTCACTGGCTCGGTACCGGTTGGCCGGGAGGTCATGCGGTCGGCGGCCGACGACGTGACGCCGGTGACGCTCGAACTCGGCGGGAAGAACCCCTTTGTCGTGTTCCCGGACGCCGACGTCGAGGAGGCCGCGGAGACGGCGGCCGTCGCCGGCCTCTACAACAACGGTCAGTCCTGCGATTCGGGAACGCGACTCCTCATTCACGAGGATATCGAGACGGAGTTCCTCGACCACTACCTCGACGCCGTCGCAGACCGTTCGGTCGGCGACCCGCTCCAGGACGCGAACCAGGGGCCGCTCTGCTACCGCGAACACCTGGAGAAAGTCGAGGAGTACGTCGAGCTCGGGAGAGAGGAGGGGGCGACGGTGCTCGCGGGCGGTGAGCGTCCCGAGGGCGACCTCTCGGCTGGCTACTACTTCGAGCCGACCGTCTTCGGGGACGTCACGCCGGACATGCGGATCGCGAACGAGGAGGTCTTCGGACCGGTGCAGTTCGTAATGACGTTCGAGAGCTACGAGGAAGCCGTCGAAATCGCGAACGGGACGGAGTACGGGTTAACCGCGGGCGTGTTCACGGAGAACGCGTCCCGCGCACACCGTGCGGCTGCGGACATCCAGGCGGGGAGCATCTGGGTGAACCAGTACTTCGGGACGGTGCCGGGGACGCCGTTCGGTGGGTTCAAAAACTCCGGTATCGGACGAGAGTGCGGGAAAGACGCGCTCGAGGAGTACACGCAGGACAAGTCGGTCCATTTGGCTCTCGACGACCCCGCTCTCTGA
- a CDS encoding ABC transporter ATP-binding protein, with product MTEYDVRMDGVTKRFGDVLAVDDVDFEIESGKFLTLLGPSGCGKTTTLRMIAGFEEPSEGAVHIDGEQVNDRQAFERDTSMVFQSYALFPHMTVGENVAFGLQMQGLPGEEPNKGALDRLLRRDNSEEIRERVSRTLELVELPGMEDRDIDQLSGGQQQRVALARALVTEPTVLLLDEPLGALDLKLRKNMQVELKNLQEELGITFVYVTHDQEEALTMSDEIAVMNDGHLEQLGTATEIYEQPASEFVADFIGETNLVHGDYATVDDGAVLESNGVTYRVPEEADAEGRVAFAIRPEKIRLGEEAEGLPNRFEAEVVDEIYKGNLGKFEVRLANGQDLTVDLQITDQGEYLSVGESVEVGWRPENAVVLTR from the coding sequence ATGACCGAGTACGACGTCCGGATGGACGGTGTGACAAAGCGGTTCGGCGACGTCCTCGCCGTTGACGACGTGGACTTCGAGATCGAGTCCGGGAAGTTCCTGACGCTCCTCGGCCCGTCGGGCTGCGGGAAAACGACGACGCTCCGGATGATCGCGGGCTTCGAGGAGCCTTCTGAGGGGGCCGTCCACATCGACGGTGAACAGGTGAACGACCGACAGGCGTTCGAGCGGGACACGTCGATGGTGTTCCAGTCGTACGCACTCTTCCCCCACATGACGGTCGGGGAGAACGTCGCGTTCGGCCTGCAGATGCAGGGGCTTCCGGGGGAGGAGCCGAATAAGGGTGCACTCGATCGGCTGCTCCGGCGCGACAACTCCGAGGAGATCCGAGAGCGCGTGTCGCGCACGCTCGAACTCGTCGAACTGCCCGGGATGGAAGACCGCGATATCGACCAGCTCTCTGGCGGGCAACAGCAGCGAGTCGCGCTCGCTCGCGCGCTCGTGACGGAGCCGACGGTGTTGCTGTTGGACGAGCCGCTGGGGGCACTCGACCTCAAGCTCCGGAAGAACATGCAGGTCGAGCTGAAGAACCTCCAGGAGGAGCTCGGCATCACCTTCGTCTACGTCACGCACGACCAAGAGGAGGCGCTCACGATGAGCGACGAAATCGCGGTGATGAACGACGGACACCTCGAACAGCTTGGGACAGCGACTGAGATATACGAGCAGCCGGCGTCCGAGTTCGTCGCCGACTTCATCGGCGAAACGAACCTCGTGCACGGCGACTACGCAACGGTCGACGACGGCGCAGTCCTTGAGTCGAACGGCGTCACGTACCGAGTCCCGGAAGAAGCGGACGCCGAGGGCCGCGTCGCGTTCGCGATTCGCCCGGAGAAGATACGCCTCGGCGAGGAGGCGGAGGGGCTTCCGAACCGCTTCGAGGCGGAGGTCGTCGACGAGATTTACAAGGGGAACCTCGGGAAGTTCGAGGTGCGCCTGGCGAACGGTCAAGACCTCACGGTCGACCTCCAGATCACCGACCAGGGGGAGTATCTCTCGGTGGGAGAATCCGTTGAGGTCGGGTGGCGGCCGGAGAACGCGGTCGTCCTCACGCGGTAA